The nucleotide sequence GCTCGATCTCCTCAGAATGGGCCGAGTTAAGCTTACGTCTTAAATTGGCCACCTCGTTTTCAAGCGACTCCATGTAATTTTCAAGCCGTCTTATCTGTTCCTCATACTTGGCCACCAACTCGGCCTGAGGACCTATCTGCCGGACCTCTTCCATCGGCTATCATCCTTTCTTTATTCGGTTTATTAGCCTCCCCGGCTGCTGAGCTTGCTTACCTTAGCCTCAAGGGCCTCCACACGCATTCGGTAGTTCATCCAGGTCTTCAGTTGTTTGATCTGGGAGGCCAGCTCCGAGTCGGGGGACACTAATTTCTCCGCCTGCTTTATGTGATCGAACACCTGAATCTTGTTATAAAGCGACGTCCTGTCGTTTGAGAAGGCCCTGGCGTCGGCGTAGAAGTAAGCCAGGTAGATATGAGCCTCCGGCGTCGGATAGTAGCTGAGCGACTCATGAAGCAGGACGTTGCTGAATCCAGGAGCGCCGGCGTTATAGAAGGCCCTTCCGAGCTCGGCTAACCTCTTGGCCGCTACTTTGCGACATTTCAGGGCTGCATCGGTGTTCGGGTATCTCTCCAGAAGCTCATTCCACGTCTCCATCGCCTTGCCATAGCAGGGAGGCAGGAAGTCCGTATATCGCCACTCCCTCAGATCGCGATATCTGCTCAGGAGGAATCGCACTTCGAGGTAGTAGTTATCATACCTCATGCCCCTGCCGTAGAACTTCTCGTATCCCCTGCTCGGATATCCGGCGGGCCAATGGGGGCTGAGCCCGATCTTGCGTAGATCCATCTCCCCGAGCTGCGGGTACCTGTCGAGGATGTAGTAATACCTGACGAACGCCGCCAGCTTCCTGGTGTCCACCTTGGGTGGGGACTCGTACTTGGCCATGCGCCAGTAGCTCTCGCCTAACATCATCATCGCATCATCGGCCAACTCGCTCTTCGGGAACCTCTCGGTCAGTTCCTTGAACCTTTCGGCTGCCACATCGGGAAGGTTTAACTCCTCGAGGTAGATTCTGCCGATCTCGAAGAGGGCGTTATCTCTATGCGACTCCACACCCTCTCTGACCTCACTTTCCAGCTTGACTATCCTTGCCATCAGATCGAGGTTTCTCCTGGCCTCGCGCGCCTCGTCGTTGTTGAGATAGGGATACTTTCTGACAAGAGACCTATAGATCTCCCTCGCTTTTTTCACCTCGTTGAGGGCGAGGTAACAATCGCCGATCAGGAGTTTCGCCCTATCGGCCAGCTCGCTTTTGGAGTTCACCTTCTCATAGGCCTTGATAGCGGCCTTGTAATCTCCCTTGAGCCTATAGCTGTTGCCTATTTCGAACTGAGCGTTGTCCGCCTGATCGCTCTGCGGGTATTTGTCCAGGAGCTTCTGAAACTCGGCTATCGCCCTATCGTAGTCCTGCTCCTCCTGGAAACAAGAGGCGTTTTCCAGGATCATATCGATTTCTTTCTGCGGAGAGACTGCGCCCTTAGGTAAGCAGCCGGGGATTAAAAAGATCAGTGTGAGGGATAGAATCAAGGGAGATACAACCTTTAACCTGAATCTCATAACGATCACCTGCGGGTTTTCCCCGCCACCAGTGGAATTCGTGTAAGATTATATCATCGGTTTAAAGAACATGTCAAGGTTGCCTCGCCCCCTACCTCCTGATAGGCAGGATGATCTTGAAGGATGAGCCCATCCCAACCTTGCTTCTGAGTTCGATCTTGCCCCCATGAGCCTCGACGATCTGGAGCGTCAGCGACAGGCCAAGTCCCACGCCTCCCTCCCTCTCCTTCGTCGTGAAGTAGGCGTCGAAGATCCTGGGCTGGATCTCATCCGGTATCCCTATCCCTGTATCCCTTATCTCCACCACAGCCCTGTCCAGGAACTTGCCTTTCTCCAGCTTTGTAGTTATATAGATCTTGCCGCCTTTCGGCATCGCCTGGATGGCGTTCTGGATCAGATTATATATGGCCTGTCGGATCTTGTCGGCATCCAGGGGCACCTCTTTGAGCTCTCCGCAGTATCTCCTGATGATTGAGATGCCCGCGCTGTTAAAGGCGGCGTTGAATTCCGATAGTACGTCGTCGGTGAGTGATTCCAGATCTGTAGGCTCGATTTGAAGCGACGGCGGACGATTGAGGGTGAGAAATTGATCAGTTATCTGGCTGAGCCTTTTGACCTGTTTGTCCATGATCTCCAGGCATTCCCGTGCCTCATCAAGATCCTCCTCCGATACCTCGTCGGATGAGATGATCGATCTGAGGTATTGAACCGTCATGCTGATGGAGTTAAGCGGATTTCTTATCTCATGGGCCACACCGGAAGCCATTCTCCTTAGAGCTTCTATTCTCTCCCTATGAGCCACCTTTATCTGCCGGATCATGTCCGCCAATCTGGAGCTCACCCTGCCGATTTCACCCTTTGATCGGGAGACAACGAGGAAGTTCAGATCCCCCTCATCGGCCCTCTGGATTATCTCAACGAGGTTTTCAAGCGGCCGAATCACCATCCGTCCCGTGAGGAGGCTAATCAGGAACGCGAGGGAGATGCTGGTTGCCAGGACATATATCATGTGTATAAGCCTAAGCTCCCAGAGATAACTCGCCACATCCGGGGCGTCGAAGAGGATTTGGATGAGACCGTTTTCGATCACTATGTTGGAGTTATCCTCGAACCGAGCCGATCTGGGGTATGTGATGATCGCCTCGGTCACCCATCTGTCATGGTACCGCGCAAGCCTGTAGATCCGTATTCTCCCCCGAGATATCCTCTCATATCCCTCCCTGTCTATGTTAACCATATTTCCTATCTCCCACCCCTTCAAGCTCGCTACGATCTTCCCGTTTTCATCCGTCACGTTGACGTCAACGATTTGATCCTCAACGCCCATCTCCTTAACGACGCCTCTGAGCTCCCTCTCTATCATCTTAGGATCGGAGAGATCCTGTACGGTCGTCTTCAGCACGTCGGCTATATCGCGGATCAATATCCCACGGGAGATATCTCTCATCTGTCCCTCGATCCGGTCCCTTCTGAGTTTTATATCATCTATGACGAAGAAGAAGGCCATAAAGGTTATTATGAAGAGGTTTATTATGAGGGTGTATTTCCATTGCAGCCGCATCTGGTCAACACTCTCCCGACAGCTTCCTTCCATTTCCTCCTCAATAGGATCCGCCTTTCATCCTCCATCTGAGGGGTGAACGTTCTGTTGACCTTACGAAGAGATCGGATCCGGTCTAGATCCCACATATCGATGCTTAACCCGGCGAGGTAGGCTGCTCCTAAAGAGGTGGTCTCTCTATATTTGGATCGTTCCACGGGCAGGTTCAGGATATCCGATTGAAACTGCATAAGGAAATCATTGACCGATCCGCCGCCGTCAACCCGCAGAGCAGAGATTTTCATTCCGGAATCCCTCTCCATCGCTTCCATGACGTCGGCCACCTGATGTGCTATCGCCTCGAGCGTCGCTCTGACGATATGTTCCTTTCTGGTTCCCCGTGTGATCCCCAGGATAGCTCCCCTCGCCCGGCTGTCCCAGTAAGGCGCTCCGAGGCCGGTGAAGGCCGGAACGACATACACCCCGCCTGTATCCTCCACGCTTAAAGCCATCTCTTCGCTTTGGGCTGCCGATTCGATTATCCCTAAACCGTCCCTTAACCACTGCACCGCCGCTCCGGCGATAAATACGCTTCCCTCAAGGGCATATCTGGGCCTCTCCGTGACGGAACAGGCCAAGGTGGTAAGGAGCCCTTCATTTGAGTAAACGGGCTTTTCGCCGGTCTGCATCATCAGAAAACAGCCCGTGCCATAGGTGTTTTTGGTCTCTCCCCTCTCAAAACAGGCCTGGCCGAAGAGGGATGCCTGCTGGTCGCCGGCAACGCCGCATATCGGGATGCCCTCGATCTCGCTCGGCTCCTGAGCCACGCCGTAACGCGCCGAAGAAGGCAGCACCTCAGGAAGTCTGACGGCGCCCACATTGAAGATCCCTATCAGCTCTTCGTCCCATTTCAGCTCGTGGATGTTGAAGAGCATCGTTCGCGAGGCGTTGGTCTGATCGGTGGCGTGTGTTCTGCCGCCCGTCATCCTCCATATAAGCCAGGAGTCCACCGTCCCGAAGAGGATCTCCCCCTCAGGCTTGACGTCCCGGATGATCCAGGCGAGCTTGGTCGCGGAGAAATAAGGATCGAGGATAAGCCCTGTCTTATCTCTGACCTTCTCCTCAAGCCCCTTCTCCCTCAATTGATCGCACATATCCGCGGTTCGTCTGCACTGCCAGACTATGGCGTTGTGGACGGGTCTGCCGGTTTCAGCCTCCCAGACGATCGTCGTCTCACGTTGATTGGTGATCCCTATCGCCTTTATCTGTGAGGAGGAGACCTGTGATCGGGAGAGCAACTTACGAATGAGCCCCGCCGTCGAGCGCCAGATCTCCTCCGGGTCATGTTCCACCCAACCCGGTCTCGGGTAGATCTGTCTCAGTTCGGCATAGACCGATTCGGCAACTTCCCCTTCCTCATTCACAAGAAGAACGGTCGTCCCCGTTGTCCCTTGATCTATGGCGAGAACGTAATCCATTGTTCCTCTGACCCTCCCTATTTTACCACACCATCTCACCACCTGCAAGCTCATCTTTCAGATGTATTTTACACTCAATTTTGAAGGCTGGTCAACGGAGCCGGAATCCGTCCGCCATGTCGAACGAATCGTCGATTGCATCCGATGTTGCATATCTCCATCACAACGCTTTCCCCGAAAAGCCCTCCGAACACGACTCGTTCCCCCGCCTTCTTTTCAGGGACCGGTATGATCCTCACTGCGGTTGTCTTATGGTTGATGACCCCTATCGCCAGTTCATCAGCTATCAGTGCGGCGATCGTTTCCGCGTCCACATCGCCTGGAACGACGACCATATCCAGACCCACTGAACAGACGCTGCTCATCGCCTCCAGCTTTTCTATCGTCAGATAACCCGCTTCGACGGCGGCTGAGAGACCGATATCCTCCGAGACCGGTATAAAAGCGCCGGAAAGGCCGCCAACTGATGAGGATGCGAAAAGCCCGCCCTTTTTGACGGCATCGGTCAGGAGCGCCAATGCGGCTGTTGATCCTGGAGCTCCCACCGCCCTGATACCCATTGCCTGTAAAACCTCGCCCACGCTATCTCCGACCTTCGGGCTCGGCGCAAGCGATAGATCGACGATGCCGAACTTGGCTCCGATCATTCCGGCGAGCTCTCTCCCGATCAACTCGCCTATTCGTGTCAGCCTGAAGGCGGTGGTTTTGATAATCTCAGCCATATCGCCTAACGTCAGATCGGGTTTCATCTCCCTTCCCTTTTCGATCGCTCCTTTTACCACTCCCGGGCCGCTGATGCCGATGTTGATAACGCATTCCGCCTCGCCGATGCCGTTGAACGCTCCCGCCATGAAGGGATTATCTTCAGGCGCGTTTGCGAAAACGACGAATTTAGCGCATCCGAAGCCATCCCTCTCGCTGGTACGGCGGGAAAGCTCTATCAACATCTCACTCACAAGCAAGATGGCATCCATGTTGATTCCCGCCTTGGTTGAGGCGGCATTGACGGAAGCGCATACCCTTTCCGTCTCCGAGAGGGCGAACGGGATCGATCGTATCAGGCCCTCATCGTCCGGCGTCATCCCCTTATGCACTAAAGCGGTGTAGCCGCCTATCAGGTCAACCTTCACCTCACGTGCCGCCTCATCCAGAGCATGGGCTACTTGGATAAACCCCTCTTCACCGTGTCCTGCGGCGACTATGCTGATGGGCGTAACGGCCACCCTCCGGTTCACGATTGGGACGCCGTATTTCGCCGCCAGCGTCTCACAGGCCTCCCATAGCTTCCCCGCCCGATCTATAATCCGCCCGCGGATGCGCTCGCACAATTTATCTGTGCTCTCAGATCGGCAATCCAGCAGGCTGATCCCCATCGTTGCAGCTCGGATATCGAAGTTCTCCTCATGGATCATCCGTATCGTCGTCAGGATATCCTCACTTCTCACCATCGGTATCACCTCCTAAATCACGGCGAGCGATCGCAGGTCATGCGTCGCCTTGAATAGATTCTCGTGTTGGAAGTGAGCTGACATGCCGAAGGAACGCCCCAGCCTTTCAAGCTCCTCTTTCAGCCCTCGCGGATCAAGCTCCGGAGGAACGGAGAGCTCAAGCACCATCGTAAAACCTCCCTCCTCAGTCCTGCCGTAGAGATCGGTGATGTTGATGCCGAGGGAGGCGAGATAGGTGGACATATGGTATATAACCCCCGGTCGATCTAGTCCGAACAGGGTAAGTATGAAACGATCATATGTGGTTGGCGTGGCGCTTAGAGGTTCATCCGTTCTCCTTATGCGCACGGCGACCTCCAACTCTCCGGGAGCACCTGTGGACGCGATCACCTCCTTCACTCTCTCCACCGGAGGCGAAGAGGAGAAGGTGGCACAGAGTATAACGGTGAAGTATCCTCGAACAACCGTCTGGCTGATCTCCTCTATATTGCCTCCCATCTCAAAGACGGCCCTACCGATGCCGGCGATGATGCCCGGCCGATCGCGCGACATGACGGTTATGATGTATTCCATCCTCTCCCACCTCACCGGGGAACTGATTTACATGATACTATATCGACGTCATACGGTCAAATCACCGGGCTGCCCGCTCGACGACAGCGCTTATTACTTGATTCCCTCCATTTCCTCTGCTAAAATATCCCTGTTTGAATAATGTTGTCGTTTGCGAGGGTGTTTTGATGTCGAAGAGAAAGGTCGAGGTGCTCGAAAGCGATCTGGTCTATGATGGGTTTTTCAAGATTGAGAGAGCCCTTGTGCAATATGAACGGTACGACGGATCGATGAGCGAGCCGATAACCCGATACTGTTTCGAGCGGGGGGATTCCGTGGGCGTGCTGCTTTACAATCCCGACGCCGATTCCGTCATCCTGGTGGAGCAGTTCAGATACCCGGCGTATGTGAAGGGAGGGCCGGGATGGATCTTAGAGATCGTGGCGGGCGTTAAGGATAAGGAGGATTCCGTCAAAGTCGCGAGATCGGAGGCGATCGAGGAGGCGGGATATGAGATCGAGAGGTTGGAAAAGCTCACCTCCTTCTACCTCTCACCCGGCGGCAGTTCCGAGAGAATGGATCTGTATCTGGGATATGTATCCAAACCCTCCCATAAGGGCGGAGGAGTAAGGGAGGAGGGTGAAGATATCAAGGTCATTGAGCTTCCGCTGGAGAAAGCCTTGAGGATGATAGATAGAGGCGATATATGCGATGTTAAGACGATCCTAGCTCTGCTGTGGTTGTATAGGAAAAAGACGAAGGGGGAGTGATAGGATGGCATATCTATCTGATCAAGGCTGATGTGAGGTGAAATATGCTTAGCTTTGTCGGGTATTTCACCCTTCTGCTCTCCTTCATCTACATGTCCGTGATCCTCTGCTTCAGAATAGGGCTTGGCAGGGCCGAGAGGATCTCGCGGAAGATGCTCAGAAGGCGTTCCGACCCGAAAGGTCGGCCCTTCGTCTCCGTGATCATATCCGCCCGAAACGAGAGGGAACATATCGGCCGATGCCTCGAATCGCTCATAGAGCAGTCATATCCCTCACACCTCTATGAGATAGTGGCTGTCGATGATCGATCGGAGGACGAGACCCTCTCCATCATCCGATCATATGCCGATCGGTCGGACGTCAGGATCATTCCCCTTGAAAACGATGAGCCTGAAGGGTTAACCGGGAAGCAGACCGCCCTGGACAAGGCGATCCGATATAGCCGGGGGGAGATCATATTGACAACCGACGCCGACTGTATCGTTCCGTTCGATTGGGTCTCCGTTATGACGAGCTTCTTCTCCGATCCTGAGGTCGGTGTGGTGGCCGGGTTCTCGACGATAGACGATAGATCCCCGGACTTCAGGAAGCTCGGAAGATGGAGGAGGTTGTTTTTGAAGATGCAATCCTTCGAGCTGTTGACGCTGTTTACGGCATTCGCCGGGGGAATGGGGCTGGGGTTGGCATTAGCCTGCACGGGGAATAATCTGGCATACAGACGAAAGGTATATGAACAGATGGGCGGATTTAAGAGGATAGGTCGAACGGTCGCCGAGGATAACATGTTCATCCAGTGGGTCAACCGAAACACGTCGTGGAGGATAATCCCGTGCTGTTTAAGGGAGTCGCTGGTTATCACGATGCCTAAGGTAACCCTTCGTGATTTATTGGCCCAGAGGATCAGATGGGCCTCCAATTCGCTTGAAAACAGGTTTTCCGCCCTGGCCTTTATGGTGGCCGTTTACGGTATGAACCTGCTGCTTTACCCAACTCTCCTCCTTAGCCTTGCCGGGGTGATCCCGATATGGATCGGTCCAACGGCGATCGCCATGAAATTCCTGCCTGAATACCTGCTGGTCTCCAAGGGTATGAGGATGTTCGGCAGAGGCGATCTCATGAAATTCTTCCTGCCCATTCAACCCTTTCACACCCTTTACATCCTGATATGCGGTCTCGCCGGCCTGCCGGGAAAGGCGAGATGGAAGGGAAGGGAGTACAAGGCGCGACGTTAACCCCTTACGCTCATATTATCGCTGAGTGTAGCGGAGGTTTTTAAAGCTACCGTCCGCCTCTCGGCTGTCCCGATTATAGGTCATTTATTGTCATTTGTAGTCATTAATGACGGCGAAGCCGAATGACTTAATGACTATAAATGACGGTTGAGCTGTGGACGGCGGACAATTAGCCATAGGTACTGCACTCAAGGGGAATAAGAACAGCCCCTTATTGACATAACCGAGGAAGTGAGATATCCTATTTTGCGGTGAGGAAGAGATGGAGAGGAGAAAGGTTCAAGATGAGGTAAATCGACTCCTGCATAAGCTCGTAGAGGCGCTAAAGGAGAGGTTTGGTGAGGAACTGGTATCGGTGGTGCTGTTTGGCTCATTTGCACGGGGGGATTTCCACGAGAGGTCTGACATCGACCTGTTGATAGTTATAGAGAAGCTCCCTCAATCGCAGTTTAAAAGATCGAGGCTTTTCGACGAAGCCGCGGGGAGGCTTATGGATGGATTCAAGCTTCTTCGTGAAATGGGCTATCTGTGTCAGTTTATGCCCATAATGAAAAGCAGGGAGGAGGCCGCTTATCATTCGCCGATCTATCTTGACATGGTTGAGGAAGGGATGATCCTTTATGACAAAGGGGGGTTTTTCAGATCGGTGTTGGAGGAGATAAGGCAAAGGTTGAAAGAGCTGGGGGCGAAAAGGAAGTTCCTCAAAGGCGGGGGATGGTATTGGGACCTTAAACCGGACTATAGGCCCGGAGAGGTGATCGAAATATGAGAAACGACAGGATGGCGATCGGTTACCTCGAGGACGCCACCGTGAGGGTGGGGGAGTTGAAGCGGCTTTTCGAGATGAAGCGGTTTAATGTGGTGATCAGAGAAGCACAGGAAGGGGTTGAGCTGGCGCTCAAGGCGGCCTTGAGATGGGTGGGGGTGGAGCCTGCTAAAGTTCATGACGTGTCCGAGATACTGTTAGGGGAGCAGGATAGATTTCCCCGCTTTTTCAGGGATGAGATAGTCAGACTGGCGGAAATTTCCAGAAAGCTTGCCAGGGAGAGGGGAAGAAGCTTCTACGGCGATGAGGAGGGAGGGGTTCCCGCTTCTGAACTCTACTCGGACTCGGATGCCCTTGAGGCGATCGACGATGCCCAATTCGTGCTTCAGCTTTGTAGGGGACTTATCAGTTCAAAACCTGGCGGATAATGTGATCATCAACCCTATTCGCTTTAACCTAAGAGCATACATCCATGGTAGGAGGTGAATGAGATGAGGAAGATCTCAAGCGTTTCAGCTTTACTTATGTTATGGTGGCTGTGTTCGGTCTTCTGCACACAGACGAACGCCTTCACGGACGATTTCGAGGACAACAAGGACGATGGATGGGCACGGGTTGTGGGCGAGTGGGTTGTGAAGGATGGGAGATATCTCCAGGTTCAAGGCGGCGACCTCTGGCAGAGGGCGGTTCTCGATGAGATCAACGTTCGAAACGAGAAATTCCACCTGGTGGCGAAAGGCGGCCTAGTGAAAGGGACGCAGAACAACGGATGGGTCGGAGTCGTGTTCCTACACCAGGGCGTGGAGGAGGGCAAGGGCGGGTTCTACTCCTTCGCAGCCGTCTACGACGGAAGAAATATAGCTAGGCTGTTTAAATCCCCGTCCGGTAAATACCCGGATGTGGCATGGAAGAAAGACGCCCCTTTCACCCCGAAACCCGGTGAGGTTTATGAGTTCGTGGTGATCGTTGAGGGGAACGTCATAAAGTGCTTGATTAACGGAAAGGAGCTGATAAAAACGGAAGACCCCGAGATCTGGAAGGAGGGGAAGGTCGGACTTTTCTCGACGAATGCGGAGAGTTTCTTTGAGGAGATAACCGTCACAGGCCCGGGCATCCCAGAAGCGCAGGTCAACCCCGGCGGCAAAATGCCACTCACATGGGCTAGGATAAAGGGTGGAATTTGAACTGGGTAACTTTGCGCCCTGTAAAACGATCATCATGGGTAAGATCGCTCCTGACCTTTCGGCCTGCGAAACGATGCCGGGGCCAGGCAGGGGCGAAGGGTCGGATGCCCCAATTTGCTTAAATGGAGGGTGAAAATGCTCAGCCTGGGCTTAATGCTTGCTATTGTGTTCGCTTTCGCTGGGAATATCGAGTTACCCCTTGAGGGCGTCTGGGTGGAGGACCCTGAGGGCAAGCCTGTAATAGACCGAGGCCCTGAGGGGGCGTGGGATCACGTTGCGGTGGATAACCCATTCATCTATATCGAGGACGGAGTGTTCTACTGTTTCTACGAAGGGGAGAACGAACGACGTCAGGAGCAAGTTGGCATCGCCGTATCCACCGACCTGTTGCGCTGGAGAAAATATGAGGAGAACCCCGTGTTAAAAGTCGGCCCTCCAGGCGCCTGGGATAGCCTGGCCGCTAAGATCCCCGTCGTCGCCAGAAACAAGGAGACGTATTTCCTGCTTTACACCGGGAAGGACGGAAAAGGGGCGGCCATAGGGGTGGCAAGATCAAACGATCTCCGCCATTGGGAGAAATACCCCGGCAACCCGGTTCTACCCGGCCGACAGGGGAAGTGGGACCCCATTTTGACCACCTCTCCCTCCCTGATCGAAAGGGATGGGGTGTTCTATATGATCTACCGAGGGATGAAAGGGTTTTACACGGATCAGAAGCTGGGGCTGGCCATATCGAGGGATCTCCTCCACTGGAATCGGCGAGATAAACCCCTCAAGGGGCTTGACGATATCTATTCCTTCGCTATCTGCCCGTGGTTGATAAACGGCGAGTATATGGCTTTAGCCCAAAAGCTGCCTCCGAAACACGTCTACCTCTCAGCCGATCTGATCTCTTGGCGGAGGGGACCTGTTCTCACCTTCTCCGCCGGAAAGATCGACACCCCATCCCAGCCTATCCTGATAGACGGCGTTCTATGGATTCTTTATGAGAAGGGTGATAGGATTTACCGTGCTCGGTTCGAGCCAAGGCCTTAGCTGATCCTATGTTCCTCCTCTACCCGCTGAGCGATTCCTCGGCGTCCATATCGGGATCGGCGTGTTTGCCCTGTGGATGGGGGATTACCACCCTGGCGATCCCCCTCTCGCTTGCCGAGCAGGAAGAGCTGATACGTAGGGCGGAGACGCTTGAGAGATGTGGGATTCCCTTCCCCACCTTGAGTGAGAACCTGACGCTATACTTCCCGCCTTTTATCAGCGGAGAGGAGACGCCGTCCATGAAACAGAGGAAGAAACCCCTCCCGTGGATCACTACCCTCTGCGGCGGCGTGGGCGTTTCCCAGTTGATCCCATCAATCAAGAGATGTGCTCCTTTTTGAGTCATGAACAGGACGACCGGTCTCCTGAAATCGAGGAACCCCGAAAAATCCCTCACCTGCCCATCGCCTCTCTCCTGACAGAGCCAGCCGTCGGCGGAACTTATGAGCCATTCGGAAAGCGAAGAGATCGCCCAGCAGAGCGATAGAAACGCCCTCACATCCTCGACGCCGAAGTTCGGAACGAGCTCACAGGAGACCCGAACCTCCGGCGATTCATCGAAGATAAACTCCGCCCTGTAAGCGACGCTCCTCTCAAGCGGCGAGGGCTTGAGACGACCTTTTGAGAGGATCTTAACGCCCCTCCCTTCCTGACTGACAAAGACCTCCGGATCAGAACCCCTCGAGCCCACGTAACGCCTCCTCTCGTAAATACCGTAATCGGTGTATGCGTTCATGTTCTCGATCAGAGCTTCGCCCGTCCCTTTGAAGAGGAGCTTTGAGATCATCCCGTTTACCCTTGAGATCAGCACCGCATAATGGTCGTTTTCAACCCTCCACCCTTCGGGAACCTCGGTTAGTTGAAGGGCGAAGAGCGCTAACGTCAGCATCAGGATCATCTTCCCTCCCCTCCCGATCGCTTAAAATGACGCTCGATGACTTCCAACCTGTAACCTATGAGATCCCATTCGGGACGGACCTCCACGGGGAGACCGTCCAGGAAAGCGAAGAAGACCGTAGCCGTGCCGGATCTGTCCTGATGGACGAAGATATTCTGAGGTTTTCGCCCTCGCCATCGTATTTCGTCGAACCTCAGGATGAGCCCGCCCTCGACCTCGATCTCGATGGAACCTCCCTCTCTGAGGGGAACCTCCTTCGACTGCCAGAGCCTGCCGACCCGTTCTCCGAACACCCCTTCTTTCACCCCTCCCTCCGTCTCAGCACGCCACCTTCGGGCATCGGGGATACGCACGATGTGAGCGAGGAAAGCCCTGACGTCGCTCCTCCAGATCGAAGGTTTCACCCCACACCTCACCTCAACGCCCGGGGAACGGTCGAACACATATGTCAACTTGTAGCCCAGTAGAGGTCTTGCGACGTTCGCCCAACCCCAGAAGGAGAGCCGGAGGTAGCTCCGGAAACTCAGCTCAACCCCTCCTTTCGACCTCAAGATCACATCCGGCTCGAAATCATGGAAGCTATTGGCGCTGACCCGCACCTCCCTCCCCAGCGAATCCCTCACCGACCCGTAGATCCCGTAATCGGTGTAGATGTTCGAGGTTATCGCCAAGGCTCGACCCGTCCCCTTATGGACCAAAGACCTCAGATTCCCTCCCCGGCTCCTCCCGATGACGAGCCTGAGATCGCCGTTCTCAAACTTCCAGTTCGGTCCGTCGAACTCGACCGAAACGGGCCCGCACCGCCAG is from Candidatus Poribacteria bacterium and encodes:
- a CDS encoding HEPN domain-containing protein gives rise to the protein MRNDRMAIGYLEDATVRVGELKRLFEMKRFNVVIREAQEGVELALKAALRWVGVEPAKVHDVSEILLGEQDRFPRFFRDEIVRLAEISRKLARERGRSFYGDEEGGVPASELYSDSDALEAIDDAQFVLQLCRGLISSKPGG